One segment of Pleomorphomonas sp. PLEO DNA contains the following:
- a CDS encoding sigma-54 interaction domain-containing protein, translating to MRLLIVGSLNGQLTAATRIAMDKGASVLQADTIDTALRTLRSGRGADLVMIDVSLPIQRLITSLEEERIHVPVVACGIATDAKAAVAAIRAGAKEYIPLPPDAELIAAVLAAVAADSRDLVVRDEAMLAVLKLADQVAPSEASILITGESGTGKEVLARYVHRKSARVDKPFVSVNCAAIPENLLESELFGHEKGAFTGAVARRIGKFEEATGGTLLLDEISEMDVRLQAKLLRAIQERVIDRVGGGKPVPVDIRIIATSNRNLADAVKEGRFREDLLYRLNVVNLKIPSLRDRPADILALAEHFTRKYAEINGMPERPLSADAKRELIAARWPGNVRELENTIHRAVLLASGPEIGVEAIRLPDGGRMEAAVPRSADPVARAAQTAEAVTRALVGRTVAEVERDLILDTLDHCLGNRTHAAKILGISIRTLRNKLNEYEADGIDVPDPGTSRIATA from the coding sequence ATGCGCCTTCTAATTGTCGGCTCTCTCAACGGGCAGCTCACCGCCGCTACCCGCATCGCCATGGACAAGGGGGCGTCGGTATTGCAGGCCGACACCATAGACACCGCCCTCCGGACGCTGCGTTCGGGGCGCGGCGCCGATCTGGTCATGATCGACGTGTCACTGCCGATCCAGCGGCTGATTACCTCGCTGGAAGAGGAACGCATCCACGTTCCCGTCGTCGCCTGCGGCATCGCCACCGACGCCAAGGCGGCCGTCGCCGCCATCCGGGCCGGCGCCAAGGAATATATCCCGCTGCCACCCGACGCCGAGCTGATCGCCGCCGTGCTGGCCGCCGTCGCCGCCGACAGCCGCGACCTCGTGGTGCGAGACGAGGCAATGCTGGCGGTGCTGAAGCTCGCCGACCAGGTGGCGCCCAGCGAGGCGTCGATCCTGATCACCGGTGAGAGCGGCACCGGCAAGGAAGTGCTCGCCCGCTACGTCCACCGCAAGTCGGCGCGCGTCGACAAGCCCTTCGTCTCCGTCAATTGCGCCGCCATCCCGGAGAACCTGCTGGAATCGGAACTGTTCGGCCACGAGAAGGGCGCCTTTACCGGCGCCGTCGCCCGCCGGATCGGCAAGTTCGAGGAAGCCACCGGCGGCACGCTGCTGCTCGACGAAATTTCCGAGATGGATGTTCGCTTGCAGGCCAAATTGCTGCGCGCCATTCAGGAACGGGTGATCGACCGCGTCGGCGGCGGCAAACCGGTGCCGGTGGACATCCGCATCATCGCCACCAGCAACCGCAACCTCGCCGACGCCGTCAAGGAAGGCCGCTTCCGCGAGGACCTGCTCTACCGCCTCAACGTCGTCAACCTGAAGATCCCTTCGCTGCGCGACCGTCCCGCCGACATCCTGGCGCTGGCCGAGCATTTCACCCGCAAGTATGCCGAGATCAACGGCATGCCGGAACGGCCGCTCTCCGCCGACGCCAAACGCGAGCTGATCGCCGCCCGCTGGCCGGGCAACGTCCGCGAACTTGAGAACACCATCCACCGTGCCGTGCTGCTCGCCAGCGGCCCCGAGATTGGCGTCGAGGCCATTCGCTTGCCCGATGGAGGCCGCATGGAGGCCGCGGTGCCGCGCTCGGCCGACCCGGTCGCCCGTGCCGCCCAGACGGCGGAAGCGGTGACGCGTGCGCTGGTCGGCCGCACCGTCGCCGAGGTGGAGCGCGACCTCATCCTCGATACGCTCGACCACTGCCTCGGCAACCGCACCCACGCCGCCAAGATCCTCGGCATCTCCATCCGAACCCTTCGAAACAAGCTCAACGAGTACGAGGCCGACGGCATAGACGTGCCCGATCCCGGCACCAGCCGAATCGCGACGGCGTAA
- the fliN gene encoding flagellar motor switch protein FliN, whose amino-acid sequence MTPADEPSGIDLESHAAERRRGGDDGEDQAITRSAAELEAVFDVPVRVSAILGRARLGVSDLLQLAPGSVLELDRKVGEAIDIYVNDRLVARGEVVLVEDKLGVTMTEIVKAER is encoded by the coding sequence ATGACCCCCGCCGACGAGCCCTCGGGCATCGACCTCGAGTCCCATGCCGCCGAGCGCCGGCGCGGTGGCGACGACGGCGAGGATCAGGCCATCACCCGCTCGGCGGCCGAGCTTGAGGCGGTGTTCGACGTTCCCGTGCGCGTCTCGGCCATTCTCGGCCGCGCCCGCCTCGGCGTCAGCGACCTCCTTCAGCTCGCCCCCGGCTCCGTTCTGGAGCTCGACCGCAAGGTCGGCGAAGCCATCGACATCTACGTCAACGACCGCCTCGTCGCCCGTGGCGAAGTGGTGCTGGTCGAAGACAAGCTCGGCGTGACGATGACAGAAATCGTCAAAGCCGAGCGCTGA
- a CDS encoding FliH/SctL family protein, whose protein sequence is MTSIFAKEYPLMAAPARFLFDNDFSAPASRADGSPTTVMIPEPEHLARLTEAEDAAYQRGLAAGRESAEAQAADRTAREATRLSDEAQRLASAAQSILAVLDTERARIEADAVRLAETVAIKIAGSLVDRQPRERILGLLEDCFSPLRAAPHLVIRLSDTDAEPIQSELKRLVAERGFEGRLVVLGEPGMARGDCRIEWADGGIVLDHAAIIAGIEAAIARHLPVTEPTNLTSKSGATT, encoded by the coding sequence GTGACGAGCATCTTTGCGAAGGAGTATCCGCTGATGGCGGCACCGGCCCGCTTCCTGTTCGACAACGACTTCTCGGCCCCGGCCTCGCGCGCCGACGGCTCGCCGACGACCGTGATGATTCCCGAGCCGGAGCATCTGGCGCGTCTCACCGAAGCAGAGGACGCCGCCTATCAGCGGGGCCTTGCCGCCGGACGCGAGTCCGCCGAGGCCCAAGCCGCCGACAGAACCGCCCGCGAAGCGACGCGCCTTTCCGACGAGGCCCAGCGCCTCGCCAGCGCCGCCCAGTCCATCCTCGCCGTTCTCGACACCGAGCGCGCGCGCATCGAGGCCGACGCCGTGCGTCTGGCCGAGACGGTGGCCATCAAGATCGCCGGTTCACTGGTCGATCGACAGCCGCGCGAGCGCATCCTCGGCCTCTTGGAAGACTGTTTCTCACCATTGCGCGCCGCCCCTCACCTCGTCATCCGCCTGTCGGATACCGACGCCGAGCCGATCCAGAGCGAACTGAAGCGCCTCGTCGCTGAGCGCGGCTTTGAAGGCCGCCTCGTGGTGCTGGGCGAACCCGGCATGGCGCGCGGCGACTGCCGTATCGAATGGGCGGATGGCGGCATCGTGCTTGACCACGCCGCCATCATCGCCGGCATCGAGGCGGCGATCGCCCGTCACCTGCCGGTCACCGAACCGACCAACCTCACGTCCAAGAGCGGAGCCACCACATGA
- the fliG gene encoding flagellar motor switch protein FliG yields the protein MAMSPTALVAKGTALTISTDGENRALNGPEKAAVMMLALGDRFGGPIWKLLDEIEIKQLSVAMSKLGPITPSMLDDLLVEFVTHVSSSGALMGNFDTTERLLLSVLPQDKVNAIMDEIRGPAGRNMWEKLSNVQENVLANYLKNEYPQTVAVVLSKINSDHAARVLSKLPDEFALEVVDRMLKMEAVQKDILEKVEQTLRVEFMSNLTNTQRRDAHELMAEIFNSFDRNTEAKFIAALEEHNRDAADRIKALMFTFDDLGKLDAGAIQTVLRQVEKDKLALALKGAKEGVRDVFFANMSARASAMLKEDMEAMGAVRLRDVDEAQAALINLAKDLAAKGEIMISKNKSEDELVM from the coding sequence ATGGCCATGTCCCCGACCGCGCTGGTTGCCAAGGGCACCGCGCTTACCATCTCCACCGACGGCGAAAACCGGGCGCTGAACGGCCCCGAGAAGGCGGCTGTGATGATGCTGGCGCTCGGCGACCGCTTCGGCGGGCCGATCTGGAAGCTGCTCGACGAGATCGAGATCAAGCAGCTCTCCGTCGCCATGTCCAAGCTCGGGCCGATCACCCCCAGCATGCTCGACGACCTTCTGGTCGAATTCGTCACTCACGTCTCCTCCTCGGGGGCGCTGATGGGCAATTTCGACACCACCGAGCGCCTGCTTCTCTCCGTGCTGCCGCAGGACAAGGTCAACGCCATCATGGACGAGATCCGTGGTCCGGCCGGCCGTAACATGTGGGAGAAGCTCTCCAACGTGCAGGAGAACGTGCTCGCCAACTACCTCAAGAACGAATATCCTCAGACCGTCGCCGTCGTCCTCTCCAAGATCAACTCCGACCACGCGGCGCGCGTCCTGTCCAAGCTGCCCGACGAATTCGCCCTCGAAGTGGTCGACCGCATGCTAAAGATGGAGGCGGTGCAGAAGGACATCCTCGAAAAGGTCGAGCAGACGCTGCGCGTCGAGTTCATGTCCAACCTCACCAATACCCAGCGGCGCGACGCCCACGAGCTGATGGCCGAGATCTTCAACTCCTTCGATCGCAACACCGAGGCCAAGTTCATCGCCGCTCTCGAGGAGCACAATCGCGACGCCGCCGACCGCATCAAGGCCTTGATGTTCACCTTCGACGATCTGGGCAAGCTCGACGCCGGCGCCATCCAAACCGTGTTGCGGCAGGTCGAAAAGGACAAGCTGGCCCTGGCGCTGAAGGGTGCCAAGGAGGGGGTGCGCGACGTGTTCTTCGCCAACATGTCGGCCCGCGCCTCCGCGATGCTGAAGGAAGACATGGAAGCCATGGGCGCAGTACGCCTGCGCGATGTCGATGAAGCTCAGGCCGCCCTGATCAATCTCGCCAAGGATCTCGCCGCCAAGGGCGAGATCATGATTTCCAAGAATAAATCCGAAGATGAGCTCGTCATGTGA
- the fliF gene encoding flagellar basal-body MS-ring/collar protein FliF — translation MGGFGEFFKTLGPSRLAAMGAVALGLIGFFVFIVLRFSAIQQVPLYTGLSMDDSASIVQQLTSANTAFTLKDNGTTILVDETKLDQTRMSLAQQGLPAGDSVGYEIFDKTDALGTTSFVQSVNALRALEGELSRTIRTIRQVDQARVHLVLPEKQLFRKDEQKPTASIVLKTRGTLDPGQIRAIQHLVASAVSGLDPSRISVIDETGRLLAQGNGDETSASYLASNADERTNAYQNQVESRVRDIVESIVGAGRARVRVSAEMDFNRVQETQDTFDPNGQVVRSTQTREEKSLSQDNQGNPPVSAGNQIPNANQQQNPNAAQTSDNTQTTDETVNYEISKTSRTQVTEVGGVKRLSVAVLVDGRYTPDAKGVMVYAPRPQAELDQITSLVRTAMGFDDKRADQLQVVNLQFADSPPNPTDLATTPTSMFDFSREDIMRFAEMGVLILVTLLVLLFAVRPLIRRILGSDIDAETLPAITSALSEAAAAGRNAVTVMLDSSGRPVVMGPDGLEVPIEEPETVIPQDTRIESAKALGALQVDQVRKVGDLVTGNPNEAALIIRNWLSEAAA, via the coding sequence CGTTCAGCAGCTCACCTCGGCCAACACCGCCTTCACCTTGAAGGACAATGGCACCACCATTCTGGTCGACGAGACCAAGCTCGACCAGACACGCATGAGCCTTGCCCAGCAAGGCCTGCCCGCCGGCGATAGCGTCGGCTACGAGATTTTCGACAAGACCGACGCCCTCGGCACCACCTCCTTCGTGCAGTCGGTCAACGCGCTGCGCGCCCTCGAAGGCGAGCTGTCGCGCACCATCCGCACCATCCGCCAGGTCGATCAGGCGCGCGTGCATCTGGTGCTGCCGGAGAAGCAGCTATTTCGCAAGGACGAGCAGAAGCCCACCGCCTCCATCGTTTTGAAGACGCGCGGCACGCTCGATCCCGGCCAGATTCGCGCCATCCAGCATCTCGTCGCCTCGGCCGTTTCCGGCCTCGACCCGTCGCGCATTTCGGTGATCGACGAGACCGGCCGGCTGCTCGCCCAAGGCAACGGCGATGAGACCAGCGCGTCATACCTCGCCAGCAACGCCGACGAGCGCACCAACGCCTACCAGAACCAGGTGGAAAGCCGCGTTCGCGACATCGTCGAGAGCATTGTCGGAGCCGGCCGCGCCCGCGTTCGTGTCTCCGCCGAGATGGACTTCAATCGCGTTCAGGAAACGCAGGACACCTTCGACCCCAATGGCCAGGTCGTCCGCTCCACCCAGACGCGCGAGGAAAAGTCGCTGAGCCAGGACAACCAGGGCAACCCGCCTGTCTCTGCCGGCAACCAGATCCCCAACGCCAATCAGCAGCAGAACCCGAACGCGGCCCAGACCTCCGACAACACCCAGACCACCGACGAAACGGTCAACTACGAGATCTCCAAGACCAGCCGCACCCAGGTGACCGAAGTCGGTGGCGTCAAGCGCCTGTCCGTCGCCGTGTTGGTGGATGGCCGCTACACGCCCGACGCCAAGGGCGTCATGGTCTACGCACCGCGGCCACAGGCCGAACTCGACCAGATCACCTCGCTGGTGCGGACCGCCATGGGCTTTGACGACAAGCGCGCCGATCAGCTGCAGGTGGTCAATCTCCAGTTCGCCGACAGCCCGCCCAACCCGACCGACCTCGCCACCACGCCGACCTCGATGTTCGACTTCTCGCGCGAAGACATCATGCGCTTCGCCGAGATGGGCGTGTTGATCCTGGTGACGCTCTTGGTGCTGCTGTTTGCCGTCCGTCCGCTGATCCGCCGCATCCTCGGCTCAGACATCGACGCCGAGACGCTGCCGGCCATTACCTCCGCCCTCAGCGAGGCCGCCGCCGCCGGCCGCAACGCGGTAACGGTAATGCTCGATTCCTCCGGCAGGCCGGTGGTGATGGGCCCCGACGGCCTCGAGGTTCCCATTGAGGAGCCGGAGACCGTCATCCCCCAGGATACCCGCATCGAAAGTGCCAAGGCGCTGGGCGCCCTGCAGGTCGACCAGGTGCGTAAGGTGGGCGACCTCGTCACCGGCAATCCCAACGAGGCAGCTCTCATCATCCGTAACTGGCTATCGGAGGCCGCAGCATAA